The Arthrobacter russicus genome has a segment encoding these proteins:
- a CDS encoding sugar phosphate isomerase/epimerase family protein yields MPKPLLSVQLYSVRRQLEADLPDSIAKLAALGFTAVEPYNFAAIAEPLAAALSANGLTAPSGHAPLLSADQDEIFTAAEALGIGTVIDPFIPEERWQSLADVERTAQALNAAAAKAAGYGITVGYHNHWWELESILDGSTALEQLAAHLDDPVILEVDTYWAAVAGQDPAALLRRLGDRVKFVHLKDGPLSTEPLDQLPAGEGRVDIPAILAAAPQLTAGVVEFDDYRGDIFEGLAKSLGYLNGLAGQAVGAQA; encoded by the coding sequence ATGCCCAAGCCCTTGCTTTCGGTTCAGCTCTACTCGGTTCGCCGTCAACTCGAAGCAGACCTTCCCGACAGCATTGCCAAGCTTGCGGCGCTCGGTTTCACCGCCGTCGAACCCTACAACTTCGCCGCAATCGCCGAACCGCTTGCCGCCGCGCTCAGCGCCAACGGCCTGACTGCGCCCAGCGGCCACGCACCCTTGCTCAGCGCAGACCAGGATGAGATCTTCACAGCTGCCGAAGCTCTGGGCATCGGCACGGTCATCGACCCGTTCATCCCGGAAGAGCGCTGGCAGAGCCTCGCCGACGTCGAGCGCACCGCCCAGGCGCTCAATGCGGCAGCGGCAAAAGCCGCCGGCTACGGGATCACCGTGGGGTATCACAATCATTGGTGGGAGCTGGAATCCATCCTGGACGGCAGCACCGCGCTCGAACAGCTGGCCGCACACCTCGATGACCCGGTGATCCTCGAAGTGGACACCTACTGGGCGGCCGTGGCGGGCCAAGATCCGGCAGCGCTGCTGCGCCGGCTCGGCGACCGGGTCAAGTTCGTCCATCTCAAAGACGGGCCGCTGAGCACCGAACCGCTGGATCAACTGCCGGCCGGCGAAGGCCGGGTGGACATCCCGGCGATCTTGGCCGCGGCGCCGCAGCTGACCGCCGGAGTGGTCGAATTCGACGACTACCGCGGCGACATCTTCGAAGGGCTGGCGAAGAGCCTGGGTTATCTGAACGGGCTGGCGGGCCAGGCAGTCGGGGCCCAGGCATGA
- a CDS encoding Gfo/Idh/MocA family protein: MSGPVGIALIGAGVISKQYLENLAKFPDVKVHVVADVFEQVAAERAEEFGIGAHGGVAAALDHPEVELVVNLTIPAAHVEVAGAAVAAGKHVWSEKPFSLDRESGKKLLEAANQAGVRLGCAPDTFLGPGLQTARRMIERGDIGRPLTALSLFQSPGPESWHPNPAFLFQHGAGPLFDIGPYYLTALVQTFGSISRVAAIGSKSREQRSIGSGPKAGEVFDVEVPTHFGTLLQFADGGSAQSIFSFDSPKVRVGFVEITGTEGTIALPDPNNFDGDVKICKTGSDEWIPVPCEGEVTGRGVGALDMARSIRAGVPHRAPGEQAYHVVDAMVSIAESGERGEFVELSSSAPATEALPLDWNPFAATLGA, translated from the coding sequence ATGAGCGGCCCGGTAGGCATCGCGTTGATCGGCGCGGGCGTCATCAGCAAGCAATATCTGGAAAACCTGGCCAAATTCCCGGACGTCAAAGTGCACGTGGTGGCCGACGTATTCGAACAGGTGGCCGCGGAACGGGCCGAAGAATTCGGCATCGGGGCACACGGCGGAGTGGCTGCGGCCCTGGACCACCCCGAGGTCGAGCTCGTGGTCAACCTGACCATTCCGGCAGCCCACGTCGAGGTTGCCGGCGCTGCGGTCGCGGCGGGCAAACACGTCTGGAGCGAAAAGCCGTTCTCGCTCGACCGGGAGAGCGGCAAAAAACTGCTCGAAGCAGCGAACCAGGCCGGGGTGCGACTGGGCTGCGCCCCGGACACCTTCCTCGGCCCGGGGTTGCAGACCGCTCGCCGGATGATCGAGCGCGGCGACATCGGCCGGCCATTGACCGCCCTGTCCTTGTTCCAGTCCCCCGGGCCGGAATCCTGGCACCCGAACCCCGCATTCCTGTTCCAGCACGGCGCCGGGCCGCTGTTCGACATCGGACCGTATTATTTGACCGCCTTGGTGCAGACTTTCGGCTCGATTTCGCGGGTTGCCGCGATCGGCTCGAAATCCCGGGAACAGCGCTCGATCGGTTCCGGGCCCAAAGCCGGCGAGGTTTTCGACGTCGAGGTGCCCACGCATTTCGGGACTTTGCTGCAGTTCGCCGACGGCGGTTCGGCGCAGAGCATTTTCAGCTTCGACTCGCCCAAAGTACGGGTGGGCTTCGTGGAGATCACCGGGACCGAAGGCACGATCGCCCTCCCGGACCCGAACAATTTCGACGGTGACGTCAAGATCTGCAAGACCGGCAGCGACGAATGGATCCCGGTCCCCTGCGAGGGCGAAGTCACCGGGCGCGGCGTGGGCGCTTTGGACATGGCCCGCTCGATCCGGGCCGGAGTGCCGCACCGGGCCCCTGGAGAACAGGCCTACCATGTCGTGGATGCAATGGTCTCGATCGCCGAATCCGGCGAGCGCGGCGAATTCGTCGAACTCAGTTCGAGCGCGCCGGCCACCGAGGCATTGCCGCTGGACTGGAATCCGTTCGCCGCAACACTGGGAGCGTGA
- a CDS encoding Gfo/Idh/MocA family protein, translating into MSALGVAVIGHGFMGRAHSAAWRNAGAAFGLPHYRQQVLVGRSADAVAAAAAAWGWQESATDWRAVLARDDIQIVDICTPGWAHAEIAIAALRAGKHVIVEKPLANSVDEAEQMVEVAAAAARRGVFSMVGFNYRRVPAIALARELIAAGRLGTVRQVRASYLQDWLADDNAPMSWRLRAETAGSGALGDIASHAVDLVQFVLTEQVMEASGALRTFVPQRPGGAGGAEEVTVDDAVWANLRLSGGASASIEASRIATGRKNSLHLEIYGSRGALRFDLERLNELEFFDAMDPLAEQGFRRILVTEPEHPYLKAWWPQGHILGWEHSFSHQVRDFLDCIDQGRAPSPSFAEGLQVQRVLGAIAESSDRNGIRIAV; encoded by the coding sequence ATGAGCGCACTGGGCGTCGCGGTGATCGGCCACGGCTTCATGGGCCGCGCCCATTCGGCGGCCTGGCGCAATGCCGGCGCCGCCTTCGGGTTGCCGCACTACCGGCAGCAGGTGCTGGTCGGCAGATCTGCCGACGCCGTCGCCGCAGCGGCAGCCGCTTGGGGCTGGCAAGAGTCCGCAACCGACTGGCGGGCAGTCTTGGCCCGCGATGACATCCAGATCGTGGACATCTGCACACCGGGCTGGGCGCACGCGGAGATCGCGATCGCCGCGCTGCGGGCCGGCAAGCACGTCATCGTGGAGAAGCCGCTGGCCAATTCGGTCGACGAAGCGGAGCAGATGGTGGAAGTGGCGGCCGCTGCGGCGCGACGCGGCGTCTTTTCGATGGTCGGCTTCAACTACCGCCGGGTTCCGGCAATCGCCTTGGCCCGCGAGCTGATCGCGGCCGGCCGGCTGGGCACGGTGCGGCAAGTCCGGGCCAGCTACCTGCAGGATTGGTTGGCCGACGACAATGCCCCGATGAGCTGGCGGCTCCGTGCCGAAACTGCGGGTTCCGGCGCGCTCGGCGACATCGCCAGCCACGCCGTGGACCTGGTGCAATTCGTTCTGACGGAGCAGGTGATGGAAGCCTCCGGCGCACTCCGGACCTTCGTTCCGCAGCGGCCTGGCGGCGCCGGAGGCGCCGAGGAGGTCACCGTGGACGATGCCGTCTGGGCGAATCTCCGACTCAGTGGCGGAGCCAGCGCCAGCATCGAGGCCTCCCGGATCGCCACTGGCCGCAAGAATTCGTTGCACTTGGAAATCTACGGTTCCCGGGGCGCGCTCCGATTCGATCTGGAACGGCTCAATGAACTCGAGTTCTTCGACGCCATGGATCCGTTGGCGGAACAGGGCTTCCGCCGCATCCTGGTGACCGAGCCGGAGCACCCGTATCTGAAAGCCTGGTGGCCACAGGGTCACATCCTGGGCTGGGAGCACAGCTTCAGCCATCAGGTTCGGGACTTCCTGGACTGCATCGACCAGGGCCGGGCGCCGTCCCCGTCGTTCGCTGAAGGCCTCCAGGTGCAGCGGGTGCTCGGCGCAATTGCCGAGTCGTCCGACCGGAACGGCATCCGGATCGCGGTTTGA
- a CDS encoding TetR/AcrR family transcriptional regulator gives MPRIVASSNAEQRELTQRKVLDAFGELLFTHGLPGLTMTDVARRAGVGRTAVYNYFADLEQLLVAYALDETGRFLSDLKHELAGLQNPVDQLACYVRAQIEDLSKRHLPPGPAMRSVLSADSFAKLSVHVGELSKLLQDILAAAIEQDYLPRTDVADLAHLIHGSLTASASRSTDADDADRQARISATVQFIQAGAGAHFDATGRPVQLGSPRIISGAA, from the coding sequence ATGCCTCGTATAGTTGCCTCCAGCAATGCGGAACAACGTGAGTTGACGCAACGCAAAGTCCTCGATGCTTTCGGAGAGCTGCTCTTCACGCACGGGCTGCCTGGGCTGACCATGACCGACGTCGCCCGGCGAGCCGGCGTCGGGCGGACCGCCGTATACAACTATTTCGCCGATCTGGAGCAGCTCCTGGTCGCCTACGCGCTGGACGAGACCGGCCGGTTCCTGTCCGACCTGAAACATGAGTTGGCCGGCCTGCAGAATCCAGTCGACCAACTGGCCTGCTACGTCAGAGCCCAGATCGAGGACCTGTCAAAGCGGCATCTTCCGCCCGGCCCGGCAATGCGTTCGGTGCTTTCCGCGGACTCGTTCGCGAAGCTCTCCGTCCACGTGGGCGAACTGAGCAAGCTGCTCCAGGATATTCTGGCCGCCGCCATCGAGCAGGACTACCTGCCGCGCACCGACGTGGCGGACTTGGCCCACTTGATCCACGGCTCGCTGACTGCGAGCGCTTCGCGGAGCACGGACGCCGACGACGCCGATCGGCAAGCGCGAATTTCCGCAACAGTGCAGTTCATCCAGGCCGGCGCCGGTGCACACTTCGATGCGACCGGCCGCCCCGTCCAGCTCGGCAGCCCCCGGATCATCAGCGGCGCCGCCTGA
- a CDS encoding sigma-70 family RNA polymerase sigma factor, with the protein MNSDKERLDGTAERSDEDLISLVRSGDVDAYGVLYQRHHSVALAVARKNSDNRSDAEDAVSEAFSSVLQALQGGKGPVSFFRAYLLSAVTRIAHRRNVAAGKVTATDDAAVLDRESADPDSVLAEFETDAVARAYKTLPERWQAVLWYSDIEGLKPAAVAPLLGLSANGVSALAIRAREGLRKAYLQNHISTAEDDQCAEYASKLGSFATNTLRRSQRAEVQEHLDGCLRCTAAFLHLKDVGSAMRAAVVPALLGIGFVAWSQLGTAAGLGKGAVLFAGVRSQAARAAEQVKAMGSGTIAASVSVVAGVSVATAMLVGQGMGLWGSGPEGGPAVGSQSQPGRSGPGLPGAPGNQLGEALPEPGLVSALSTSETKPAPQDSAPGPVPGGSAEATSTRLPTAFVPPAVVPPTLPETPPVSPEVTTPVTPTVDPPGVVSAELTATGLGSRKNVQVAFRVTGNLPLTSAKVVFRLDPKLAQHFGGWNQPPQGWQCTADDSFTASCVAASASRTDLVFSGVVVMHPLSGNAVLSYEFSATNAVPFSGQKSLSLLAGGPLPAEPIDPSNDPGHPVAPIGSGGSAAPTEPAGPAEPAGPAEPAEPAEPAAPAEPVPPAPDGAGGNVASAGGG; encoded by the coding sequence ATGAACAGTGACAAGGAAAGATTGGACGGTACCGCCGAGCGCAGCGATGAAGATCTGATCAGCCTTGTCCGATCAGGTGATGTCGACGCGTACGGGGTGCTCTACCAACGCCACCATTCGGTCGCGCTTGCCGTGGCGCGCAAGAATTCGGACAACCGCTCGGACGCCGAGGACGCGGTGTCCGAAGCGTTTTCGTCGGTTCTGCAGGCTCTGCAGGGAGGCAAGGGGCCGGTCAGCTTTTTCCGGGCGTACCTGCTTTCCGCGGTCACCAGGATCGCGCATCGACGAAATGTAGCGGCCGGCAAGGTCACTGCGACCGATGACGCGGCGGTGCTGGACCGTGAATCGGCCGACCCGGATTCGGTGCTGGCCGAGTTCGAAACCGATGCGGTCGCCCGCGCCTACAAGACGCTGCCGGAACGTTGGCAGGCGGTGCTCTGGTATTCCGACATCGAAGGTCTGAAACCGGCCGCCGTGGCGCCACTGCTCGGCTTGTCGGCCAACGGCGTCTCCGCCTTGGCGATCCGGGCCCGGGAAGGGCTGCGCAAGGCCTATCTGCAGAACCACATCAGCACTGCCGAGGACGACCAGTGCGCCGAGTACGCTTCGAAGCTGGGTTCTTTCGCGACGAATACCCTGCGTCGTTCGCAACGGGCCGAGGTCCAGGAGCACCTGGATGGCTGCCTGCGCTGTACCGCGGCCTTCCTGCACCTCAAAGACGTCGGCTCGGCGATGCGCGCCGCAGTGGTGCCGGCATTGCTGGGCATCGGATTCGTTGCTTGGTCCCAGCTCGGCACGGCTGCCGGGCTCGGCAAGGGCGCAGTGTTGTTCGCCGGAGTGCGTTCCCAGGCGGCCCGCGCCGCGGAACAGGTCAAGGCGATGGGGTCGGGGACGATCGCGGCTTCGGTCAGCGTAGTGGCCGGCGTCTCAGTCGCGACGGCGATGTTGGTCGGCCAAGGAATGGGGCTGTGGGGATCCGGCCCGGAGGGCGGGCCGGCGGTCGGCTCGCAGTCGCAGCCCGGCCGCTCCGGGCCCGGCCTGCCAGGAGCGCCCGGCAATCAGCTCGGCGAAGCTTTGCCGGAGCCGGGCCTGGTCTCCGCATTGTCGACTTCCGAGACCAAACCTGCGCCGCAGGATTCGGCGCCCGGGCCGGTGCCGGGCGGCAGCGCCGAGGCGACGTCGACGCGGTTGCCGACCGCATTCGTGCCGCCGGCCGTGGTGCCACCCACCCTCCCGGAGACGCCGCCGGTGTCACCCGAAGTCACCACGCCGGTCACGCCCACCGTGGACCCGCCAGGGGTGGTTTCCGCTGAGCTGACCGCGACCGGTCTGGGCAGCCGGAAGAACGTCCAGGTCGCATTCCGGGTCACTGGCAATTTGCCGCTGACCTCGGCCAAGGTGGTGTTCCGCCTCGATCCGAAGCTAGCCCAGCACTTCGGCGGCTGGAATCAACCGCCGCAAGGCTGGCAATGCACTGCGGATGACAGCTTTACCGCGAGTTGCGTGGCCGCCTCTGCGAGCCGGACGGATCTGGTTTTCAGCGGAGTCGTCGTGATGCATCCGTTGTCCGGCAATGCGGTGCTCTCGTATGAGTTCAGCGCCACCAATGCGGTGCCGTTCAGTGGGCAGAAGAGCTTGAGCTTGTTGGCGGGCGGCCCGCTGCCGGCCGAACCGATTGATCCTTCGAACGACCCCGGACATCCGGTGGCACCCATTGGATCTGGCGGATCGGCTGCTCCGACAGAACCTGCGGGGCCGGCTGAACCAGCGGGCCCGGCCGAACCAGCAGAACCCGCGGAACCGGCTGCGCCCGCGGAGCCGGTCCCGCCGGCACCGGACGGAGCTGGCGGTAACGTTGCCTCGGCTGGGGGAGGCTGA
- a CDS encoding sugar transferase, translating into MTQVDQRLDQRRIVHRARHNSNPVPATVNVAQPEAEPRPAYSTTRQRQRRLPFIESLVIFDVALVLGATAAAGLIWPVSGSALGPWPTIIAGIVWLGALAGIKGFATERLVKPFPMLSVWAGCAVVACFALIEVLFGSVVGLRQPVVLAIVLTVADVLGRAVIRRFHHPRVISVLPAHRYQIDKSAGRLQHQTLVLTEELQQNPEELVRLVSQRARFSRADVVELPADLAIDQELIDRLSWDLRKQHVSIRLVRWGASVSPARIRTHSQGDKTMVELDAPYPYLPTRMAKRALDIIGSGLLIVVLLPLFAVLGLGIKLTSRGPVFYRQERIGIDGRPFKILKFRSMVPDADAQLQSLLRQQGRSGEPLFKVDDDPRVTRIGILMRRYSLDELPQLFNVFGGSMSLVGPRPQRPAEVALYDQTAKRRLGVLPGMTGMWQVNGRSRLGWDESIALDLYYTHNWSLTQDLSILAKTASAVVRGDGAQ; encoded by the coding sequence ATGACACAAGTAGACCAACGGCTGGACCAACGACGGATCGTCCACCGGGCTCGACACAACAGCAATCCGGTGCCTGCCACGGTCAACGTGGCTCAGCCCGAGGCCGAGCCGAGGCCTGCCTACAGCACCACCCGGCAACGCCAACGCAGGCTCCCGTTCATCGAATCACTGGTGATCTTCGATGTCGCCCTGGTGCTGGGCGCCACCGCAGCGGCCGGTCTGATCTGGCCGGTCTCCGGAAGCGCACTCGGTCCTTGGCCGACGATCATCGCCGGAATCGTATGGCTCGGCGCCCTGGCTGGGATCAAAGGCTTCGCCACTGAGCGGTTGGTGAAGCCGTTCCCGATGCTTTCGGTCTGGGCCGGCTGCGCGGTAGTCGCTTGTTTCGCCTTGATCGAAGTGCTTTTCGGCAGCGTTGTCGGCCTCCGGCAGCCGGTGGTCCTGGCGATCGTGCTGACCGTTGCCGACGTCCTCGGCCGCGCGGTCATCCGCCGCTTCCACCACCCTCGGGTGATCTCCGTGCTGCCGGCGCACCGTTACCAGATCGACAAGTCCGCCGGCCGGCTGCAGCACCAGACGCTGGTGCTCACCGAAGAGTTGCAGCAGAATCCCGAGGAACTGGTCCGTCTGGTTTCCCAACGGGCCAGGTTCAGCCGGGCCGACGTCGTCGAGCTGCCGGCCGACCTCGCCATCGACCAGGAGTTGATCGACCGGCTGAGTTGGGACTTGCGCAAACAGCACGTTTCGATCCGTCTGGTGCGCTGGGGCGCCTCGGTCAGTCCGGCCCGCATCCGGACGCATTCGCAAGGCGACAAAACCATGGTGGAACTGGACGCCCCCTATCCGTATCTGCCGACCCGGATGGCGAAACGGGCTTTGGACATCATCGGTTCCGGGCTCTTGATCGTCGTCCTGCTGCCGTTGTTCGCGGTCCTCGGCCTGGGCATCAAATTGACCAGCCGCGGGCCGGTCTTCTACCGGCAGGAAAGAATCGGCATCGACGGCCGCCCGTTCAAGATCTTGAAATTTCGTTCCATGGTCCCGGATGCGGATGCCCAGCTGCAGTCGCTGCTGCGCCAGCAGGGCCGCTCCGGAGAACCGCTGTTCAAGGTCGACGACGATCCCCGAGTCACCCGGATCGGCATTCTGATGCGGCGGTACTCGCTGGATGAGCTGCCGCAACTGTTCAACGTCTTCGGCGGATCAATGAGCCTGGTGGGGCCCCGGCCGCAGCGTCCCGCCGAAGTCGCGCTTTACGACCAGACTGCCAAGCGGCGATTGGGCGTCCTGCCCGGGATGACCGGCATGTGGCAAGTCAATGGGCGTTCCCGGCTGGGCTGGGACGAATCGATTGCCCTGGACCTGTATTACACGCACAACTGGAGCCTGACGCAGGATCTGAGCATTCTGGCGAAAACCGCTTCTGCCGTGGTCAGGGGGGACGGTGCCCAGTAA
- a CDS encoding glycosyltransferase, which translates to MPSNPTDRPAILHITESMGAGVSTALFDYVANTPEYQHHLCYVERAETTALPAGWQQGFATAAELPSGQFRRILAVRNTVRSLKPVALHSHSSFAGLYARLAVRDSAELRQIYTPHCYAFERLDLSATARWAYRTVERLLARNTGAVAACSPREAALATELSKVRPGRTLVGYVPNFAAVPAGRSAGSKVAVRTEVLRLAGSGRLGAQKDPRFFLAAVEALRQEGYDVQARWLGGGDPELARELVENGIQVTGWLPRAQLLAELAGSDVYLHSAAWEGFPLAVLEADALRIATVLRDIPAFEDSDLPLRISSPEGLAALWPQLRDPLLRSDIAERSRIALARNTGQNQRSALLRIYPAAAPAASAEPGSETAAARAGS; encoded by the coding sequence GTGCCCAGTAACCCCACCGACCGGCCCGCGATCCTGCACATCACCGAGTCGATGGGCGCCGGGGTGTCCACGGCGCTTTTCGACTACGTCGCGAACACGCCTGAATACCAGCACCACCTGTGCTATGTCGAGCGCGCCGAAACCACGGCGCTGCCGGCCGGCTGGCAGCAGGGATTCGCCACGGCGGCCGAGCTGCCCTCCGGGCAATTTCGCCGGATCCTGGCGGTCCGGAACACGGTCCGGTCCCTGAAACCGGTGGCATTGCACTCGCATTCCTCGTTCGCCGGGCTGTATGCCCGGTTGGCGGTCCGCGACTCGGCCGAACTGCGCCAGATATACACCCCGCACTGCTATGCCTTCGAACGTCTGGACCTTTCCGCGACCGCGCGCTGGGCCTACCGCACCGTGGAACGGCTGCTCGCCCGCAACACGGGCGCCGTGGCCGCATGCTCGCCCCGCGAAGCGGCGCTGGCAACGGAATTGTCGAAGGTCAGACCCGGGCGCACGCTCGTCGGTTATGTGCCGAATTTCGCCGCGGTGCCAGCGGGCCGCTCCGCGGGGAGCAAAGTCGCCGTGCGCACCGAGGTCTTGCGGCTCGCCGGCTCCGGAAGGCTTGGCGCGCAGAAGGATCCCCGGTTTTTCCTGGCCGCGGTCGAAGCCCTGCGCCAGGAAGGGTACGACGTCCAAGCCCGTTGGCTCGGTGGCGGCGATCCGGAGTTGGCGCGGGAGCTGGTGGAAAACGGAATCCAGGTCACCGGTTGGCTGCCCCGGGCGCAACTGCTCGCCGAATTGGCCGGCAGCGACGTCTACCTGCATTCGGCGGCCTGGGAGGGCTTTCCGCTGGCCGTCCTGGAAGCGGACGCCCTGCGGATCGCCACAGTGCTGCGCGACATCCCGGCCTTCGAAGACTCCGATCTGCCGTTGCGGATCAGCAGTCCCGAGGGACTGGCAGCACTCTGGCCGCAATTGCGTGATCCGCTGCTGCGATCCGACATCGCGGAGCGCAGTCGGATCGCGCTGGCCCGGAACACCGGCCAGAACCAACGGAGCGCACTCTTGCGGATCTACCCCGCGGCGGCGCCCGCCGCCTCCGCCGAGCCCGGCTCGGAAACGGCAGCCGCCCGAGCTGGATCATGA
- a CDS encoding acyl carrier protein — translation MEQLAVDQKIRSVLDQHARLAVGIDDLDSNADLYSAGMTSLSSVNVMLALEEEFDLEFPEHLLNRSTFASVESIRRGIQDADHG, via the coding sequence ATGGAACAACTCGCCGTCGACCAGAAAATTCGCTCGGTGCTCGACCAACACGCTCGCCTGGCAGTCGGCATCGACGACTTGGATTCCAACGCCGATCTCTACTCGGCAGGCATGACCTCGCTTTCCAGCGTGAACGTGATGCTCGCCCTGGAAGAAGAGTTCGACCTGGAGTTCCCCGAGCATCTGCTCAACCGGTCGACCTTCGCCTCGGTAGAATCGATTCGCCGCGGAATCCAGGACGCAGACCATGGATAG
- a CDS encoding acyl-CoA dehydrogenase family protein has protein sequence MDSARTATLDELIDRVTEAAVAHASDVDEQSRFPSEAILAAKAAGLLGAPVPLAVGGMALDFTDLCRIVGRVAEACSASGMILAMHYSQLLCLLRHGRNTTHLELLSRCADEQFLLASATTERNVGGDTRTSSCAVERLDANAIKLSKSCPVISYGRFADAILVTARRNPAAVPNDQVMVYLPIGQVRLTKTNDWDALGMRGTCSEGFELEAESSTEYVLSDGYETISSETAVPAAHVLWASAWLGMATQAGKTARSVVQKAAKRTPGSIPPSALRLAELEVQLQSMTALVRSAVQQYQRNWADPENLSSLQSAISMNTLKVAAAEFVRTIVGDAMLIVGMPGFANKSPMSLARLYRDSIAPSIMINNDRILQQTSTLQLISRGAR, from the coding sequence ATGGATAGCGCCAGGACCGCCACGCTGGACGAGCTGATCGACCGGGTCACCGAAGCGGCCGTCGCGCATGCCTCCGACGTCGATGAACAGTCCAGGTTCCCCAGTGAAGCTATACTCGCCGCCAAGGCTGCGGGGTTGCTCGGTGCACCGGTCCCGCTGGCCGTCGGCGGGATGGCCTTGGATTTCACGGATCTGTGCCGGATCGTCGGCCGAGTAGCCGAAGCCTGTTCCGCCAGCGGCATGATTTTGGCGATGCACTACAGCCAGCTGCTGTGTTTGCTCCGCCACGGACGCAACACCACCCATCTCGAGCTGTTGTCCCGTTGCGCGGACGAACAATTCCTTTTGGCATCCGCGACCACCGAACGCAATGTCGGAGGCGATACCCGGACCTCGTCCTGCGCAGTGGAAAGGCTCGACGCGAATGCGATCAAGCTGTCGAAGTCCTGCCCGGTGATCTCCTACGGAAGGTTCGCGGATGCCATCTTGGTCACGGCCCGCCGGAACCCTGCCGCAGTTCCGAACGACCAGGTGATGGTGTATTTGCCGATCGGGCAGGTCCGCCTGACCAAGACGAACGACTGGGATGCCTTGGGCATGCGCGGCACATGCTCCGAGGGATTCGAGCTGGAGGCCGAAAGCAGCACCGAGTACGTGCTCAGCGACGGATACGAAACGATCTCTTCGGAGACCGCGGTACCGGCCGCGCATGTGCTCTGGGCATCCGCCTGGCTGGGCATGGCTACCCAGGCCGGGAAAACTGCCCGCAGCGTGGTCCAGAAGGCCGCCAAACGCACGCCCGGATCGATTCCGCCTTCCGCGTTGCGGCTCGCGGAGCTCGAAGTCCAATTGCAGTCCATGACCGCGCTGGTCCGCTCGGCGGTACAGCAGTACCAACGGAATTGGGCCGATCCGGAGAACCTCAGCTCGTTGCAATCGGCGATTTCGATGAACACGCTCAAGGTCGCGGCGGCGGAATTCGTCCGCACGATCGTCGGTGACGCGATGCTGATCGTCGGGATGCCCGGCTTCGCCAACAAGTCTCCGATGAGTCTGGCCCGGCTGTACCGGGACAGCATCGCGCCGTCGATCATGATCAACAACGATCGGATCCTGCAACAGACTTCGACCCTTCAACTGATCTCGCGAGGAGCCCGATGA
- a CDS encoding DUF1839 family protein, with protein sequence MPSSNAAPASLITRRLAGLDPDSFEPHRLHSDDPAWANTNCYTDVWIELLSALHLDPLPAMSCAVSSQFCGDQWEFLKPRSQDLEKLYGLRFGEYLIWKPITEHLAAQFELGNFAMVEVDSYYLPDTAGTSYRTEHGKTSIIPLSLDPVAGRLSYLHNSGLYRLEGEDFQATLGTSAVHGFVPSPYVDLIDTAGLKRLGPAELLAAAEEVFAGHLQRIAESSQPQPMRRLADYLGRQAGPLAEHGLPYFHQLAFATTRQAGLAAMLAAEFCRWLSAARAGRSGTLHDAGQPDELLRAAAAFRACSDSAKQLQFKLARFASGRSTSTESELAAMPTHWETAIGILQNDPAAHG encoded by the coding sequence GTGCCGTCTAGCAACGCCGCCCCCGCCTCGTTGATCACCCGGAGACTGGCAGGATTGGATCCGGACAGCTTCGAGCCGCACCGCCTGCATTCCGACGACCCAGCCTGGGCGAACACCAATTGCTACACCGACGTCTGGATCGAGCTGCTTTCCGCGCTGCATCTCGATCCGTTGCCCGCGATGTCCTGCGCCGTCAGCTCGCAATTTTGCGGCGACCAGTGGGAATTCTTGAAACCCCGCTCCCAGGATTTGGAGAAGCTGTACGGCCTGCGCTTCGGCGAGTACCTGATCTGGAAGCCGATCACCGAGCATTTGGCGGCCCAGTTCGAGCTGGGGAACTTCGCCATGGTCGAGGTCGACTCCTACTATTTGCCGGACACTGCCGGCACCAGCTATCGGACCGAGCACGGGAAGACTTCGATCATCCCGCTGAGCCTGGACCCCGTGGCCGGCCGGCTGAGCTATTTGCACAACAGCGGTTTGTACCGCCTCGAGGGCGAAGATTTCCAGGCGACGCTCGGCACGTCGGCAGTGCACGGATTCGTGCCGAGCCCCTATGTGGACCTGATTGATACTGCTGGTCTCAAACGGCTCGGCCCGGCCGAGCTCCTGGCCGCAGCCGAGGAGGTCTTCGCCGGCCACCTGCAGCGGATCGCGGAATCCAGCCAACCGCAGCCGATGCGGCGGCTGGCCGATTACTTGGGCCGGCAAGCCGGGCCGTTGGCCGAACACGGGCTGCCCTATTTCCACCAGTTGGCCTTCGCGACCACCCGGCAGGCAGGTTTGGCGGCAATGCTCGCCGCAGAATTCTGCCGCTGGCTTTCCGCCGCCCGGGCCGGCCGGTCCGGCACCCTCCACGATGCCGGGCAACCCGACGAACTGCTCCGGGCCGCAGCGGCCTTCCGTGCCTGCAGCGACAGTGCGAAACAGCTCCAGTTCAAACTCGCCCGGTTCGCCTCCGGTCGCAGCACGAGTACCGAATCGGAACTCGCCGCAATGCCCACGCACTGGGAAACCGCGATCGGGATCCTGCAGAACGACCCTGCCGCCCATGGTTGA